Proteins encoded together in one uncultured Sphaerochaeta sp. window:
- a CDS encoding tripartite tricarboxylate transporter substrate binding protein: protein MTTKRVLVLLACLLLTTVALFAEGTKEEYPSKDIEFIVSSGAGGGTDAISRKVSQLAEKELGVAIYFVNKPGADDAVGPNLLMGAKANGYTIGNLNYGSIINAPFTGLIKGYDLAKLQIFALITQEPDAIMVGKNSPYQTFDALIAAAKANPGQIRVADQGIGSRVNLLALKIQDTYDVQFNLISYQSSAPQREAILNGEVDAAITSLGDFAPLLQSGDAVGIIEFSTKRNGGFPTVPTAMELGLDESLLSGSFLTVAAPAGTPEDAIAKLVSAFEAAATSKEFSDWAATVGVSPDFKSGAELKTFLDNKIAGETSALQALKDQGII from the coding sequence ATGACGACAAAAAGAGTGCTTGTACTACTCGCTTGCCTGCTGCTCACAACAGTTGCTCTGTTTGCAGAAGGTACCAAAGAAGAATATCCGAGCAAGGATATTGAGTTCATCGTAAGTTCTGGTGCTGGTGGCGGTACTGATGCAATCAGTCGTAAAGTCTCTCAGCTTGCAGAGAAAGAACTTGGTGTTGCAATCTACTTTGTAAACAAACCAGGTGCTGACGATGCAGTAGGCCCGAACTTGTTGATGGGTGCAAAAGCTAATGGCTATACCATTGGTAACCTCAACTATGGTTCGATCATCAATGCTCCTTTCACTGGTTTGATCAAGGGATATGATTTGGCAAAACTCCAGATCTTTGCTCTGATCACCCAGGAGCCCGATGCAATCATGGTTGGCAAGAATTCTCCTTACCAGACTTTTGATGCATTGATTGCTGCTGCAAAAGCAAATCCAGGACAGATTCGTGTTGCTGACCAGGGAATCGGCAGCCGTGTTAACCTGCTGGCTCTCAAGATTCAGGACACCTATGATGTACAGTTCAACTTGATCTCCTACCAGAGTTCTGCTCCACAGCGTGAAGCAATCCTCAATGGGGAAGTTGATGCAGCAATCACCAGCCTTGGTGACTTTGCTCCTCTGCTCCAGAGTGGCGATGCTGTAGGTATCATCGAGTTCAGCACCAAGCGTAATGGTGGCTTCCCCACCGTTCCAACTGCCATGGAACTCGGACTTGACGAGAGCCTGCTCTCTGGTTCATTCCTGACTGTTGCTGCTCCTGCTGGAACCCCTGAAGATGCAATTGCTAAACTCGTATCTGCTTTCGAAGCAGCTGCAACCAGCAAAGAGTTCAGCGATTGGGCTGCCACCGTTGGTGTCTCTCCTGACTTCAAGAGTGGTGCAGAGTTGAAGACCTTCCTCGACAACAAGATTGCCGGCGAAACTTCTGCTCTCCAGGCGTTGAAGGATCAGGGAATTATCTAA
- a CDS encoding aldolase/citrate lyase family protein yields MIKKNCNEVKEKLQAGKQVLAAWAQAASNITTEVLADAGMDAIVIDMEHSPVDLPTLVTQFQAMNGYPAVPFVRAPWNDFVMIKRILDAGAYGIIVPNVETVEEAKAAIAAVRYPLTGIRGVAGSTRAAHYGNDTLSYFTKANDLVMLFLMIESPKGMENLDEILKLDGFDGIMVGPVDLATNLGFLGNAQAPEAKAALAEVEAKTLASDKYLMALGADWDAAEKKLQQGVHIVTCMSDTLSLGALARGNVKKFKEAGF; encoded by the coding sequence ATGATCAAGAAAAACTGTAACGAAGTAAAAGAAAAGCTCCAGGCTGGCAAGCAAGTGCTTGCCGCCTGGGCACAGGCTGCGAGCAACATCACCACTGAGGTGTTGGCAGATGCAGGAATGGATGCGATCGTGATCGATATGGAGCACTCTCCGGTTGATCTTCCGACCTTGGTCACCCAGTTCCAGGCGATGAATGGCTATCCTGCTGTTCCGTTTGTACGGGCTCCTTGGAACGATTTTGTCATGATCAAGCGGATTCTGGACGCAGGTGCCTATGGGATTATCGTACCCAACGTGGAGACGGTGGAAGAAGCAAAGGCAGCCATCGCAGCGGTTCGCTATCCCTTAACGGGTATCCGTGGTGTTGCTGGCAGTACACGTGCAGCACACTACGGGAATGATACGCTTTCCTACTTCACCAAGGCAAATGACCTGGTGATGTTGTTCCTGATGATTGAGTCCCCCAAGGGAATGGAGAATCTTGATGAGATTCTCAAGCTGGATGGATTTGATGGCATCATGGTGGGGCCTGTGGACCTTGCAACCAATCTTGGATTCCTTGGGAACGCCCAAGCCCCAGAGGCGAAGGCTGCCTTGGCTGAGGTTGAGGCAAAGACCCTTGCCTCCGACAAGTACCTGATGGCCCTCGGGGCAGACTGGGATGCAGCAGAGAAAAAGCTGCAGCAGGGTGTGCATATCGTGACCTGCATGTCTGACACACTCTCCTTGGGAGCGTTGGCTCGTGGCAATGTAAAGAAGTTCAAGGAAGCAGGATTTTAA
- a CDS encoding FCD domain-containing protein — MDVLIDGLCRDEEDKLVFSLIRYIREKNLKAGDKLPSIRAFATELGVSQSQVRSGVLRAASMGLIKILPRSGCYVADMGLSKIVGPFALLFEAMYMNDQPPLFHIYALKTTLERGIAKRVADIRTVEDLAEMKFILEKMSTVTEQADMIRLDEEYHAKLANASRNPLYFSLITAIHSILRPSRFRYKDFVSEFPQSLKDHTDLFEAIKDQDGQRAGDIAERHSNRRMRRLTQDY; from the coding sequence ATGGATGTGTTGATCGATGGACTCTGTAGAGATGAAGAAGATAAGCTGGTTTTTTCTCTTATTCGCTATATTCGTGAGAAAAACTTGAAAGCTGGTGATAAACTGCCATCCATACGTGCGTTTGCAACAGAACTGGGTGTCTCCCAGAGTCAGGTGAGGTCAGGAGTCCTGAGGGCTGCATCGATGGGGTTGATCAAGATTCTTCCCCGCTCAGGTTGCTATGTAGCCGATATGGGGCTTTCGAAAATAGTGGGTCCCTTTGCCTTGTTGTTTGAGGCAATGTACATGAATGACCAACCTCCTTTGTTCCATATCTATGCACTGAAAACCACGCTGGAGAGGGGTATCGCCAAGCGAGTGGCAGATATCAGGACCGTTGAGGATCTTGCGGAGATGAAATTCATCTTGGAGAAGATGAGTACGGTAACTGAACAAGCAGATATGATTCGCCTTGATGAGGAATATCATGCCAAGCTTGCCAATGCAAGTAGGAATCCTCTCTATTTCAGCCTCATAACTGCTATCCACTCCATTCTTCGACCGTCACGGTTCCGGTACAAGGATTTTGTTTCTGAGTTTCCACAGTCTCTAAAAGATCATACTGATCTGTTCGAAGCAATCAAGGATCAGGATGGACAGAGAGCAGGTGATATTGCCGAGCGGCATAGCAATAGAAGGATGAGACGGTTAACCCAAGATTACTAA
- a CDS encoding RraA family protein: MSYLSKEQIEELRQFDTPTVSNAIEKFKLRSKIEGFTSPKIKAIYPDRKPVVGYACTAKISARCPGTKENEETLYQYYQSLLDCPSVPISVIQDIDEEPVGSFWGEVQTTVHKALGCMAVLTNGGVRDLDEAYELGFTYHASCVLVSHGYIHMEMTGTPVEVGGLLVNPGDLIHADKHGAIVIPGEIADQVADACRQMQRAEGPVLDGCKTVKDGELEIAQLKLWRKEMAALRNA, translated from the coding sequence ATGAGCTATTTATCAAAGGAACAGATTGAGGAACTACGGCAATTTGACACTCCGACAGTCAGTAATGCAATAGAGAAGTTCAAGTTAAGAAGTAAAATTGAAGGGTTCACATCCCCCAAGATTAAAGCCATCTACCCTGACAGGAAGCCTGTGGTAGGCTACGCCTGCACTGCCAAGATCAGTGCACGGTGTCCCGGGACCAAGGAGAATGAAGAGACCCTTTATCAGTATTATCAGTCCCTTCTCGACTGTCCATCAGTCCCTATCTCTGTCATCCAGGATATTGATGAGGAGCCGGTTGGCTCATTCTGGGGAGAGGTGCAGACAACGGTTCATAAGGCGCTTGGATGTATGGCTGTCCTGACCAATGGCGGGGTACGTGACTTGGATGAAGCCTATGAACTTGGTTTTACCTATCATGCTTCCTGCGTTCTGGTCTCCCATGGATATATCCACATGGAGATGACAGGGACCCCTGTAGAAGTGGGTGGATTACTCGTTAACCCAGGCGATCTGATTCATGCAGACAAGCATGGAGCAATCGTGATCCCTGGAGAGATAGCTGACCAGGTTGCAGATGCTTGCAGACAGATGCAGCGTGCTGAAGGCCCTGTGCTTGATGGTTGTAAGACCGTGAAGGATGGGGAGTTGGAAATTGCGCAGTTGAAGCTCTGGAGAAAAGAGATGGCTGCGCTGAGAAATGCATAA
- a CDS encoding transaldolase family protein: MDYFKRVAALTPTKFWVNNVSREEASLGISAGASGCTQNPSYVWKMLNHPEEKEYATNLLKETMQETDDDNQVICILQRKLIKGVSDIFMDVYNRTHGEAGYVSIQGDPIHEEDYQVILDEARLNREMNPNIMIKIPATESGLKALEILLSEGTPINATEVMGVDQVIALGEIYQRVFEQTGKRPVMYFSLITGIFNEWLRGDVQEKNIDINADVLHQAGMVIAKKVYQLNHDRNYKMGFISGGARTLDDFYEMVGGDVCVTMNWKGSCDELIKEDKPVISRLFNPVQPMVLDQLQNKLPQFNQAFQEGGLTVEEFEHYGPVMYFRDSFIRSWESAVELVASLR, encoded by the coding sequence ATGGACTATTTTAAGCGTGTAGCAGCACTGACTCCTACCAAATTTTGGGTGAATAATGTAAGTCGTGAGGAGGCGTCTCTTGGTATTTCTGCAGGAGCCTCAGGGTGTACGCAGAACCCTTCCTATGTCTGGAAAATGCTCAATCATCCAGAGGAGAAGGAATATGCAACCAACCTTCTCAAAGAGACAATGCAGGAGACTGATGATGATAATCAGGTAATCTGCATACTCCAGAGGAAGTTGATCAAGGGAGTCTCAGATATCTTCATGGATGTGTATAACCGTACTCATGGGGAAGCCGGGTACGTCAGTATTCAGGGAGACCCGATCCACGAAGAGGATTATCAGGTCATACTGGATGAAGCCCGCCTGAATCGCGAGATGAATCCCAATATCATGATCAAGATTCCGGCTACCGAAAGTGGTCTGAAAGCGTTGGAGATTCTTCTCTCTGAAGGAACTCCGATCAATGCCACAGAGGTGATGGGAGTCGATCAGGTGATTGCCTTGGGCGAGATCTATCAGCGTGTCTTTGAGCAGACAGGAAAGAGACCTGTCATGTATTTCTCCCTGATCACCGGAATTTTCAACGAGTGGTTGAGAGGGGATGTACAGGAAAAGAATATCGATATCAACGCCGATGTGTTGCATCAGGCAGGTATGGTTATTGCCAAGAAGGTCTACCAGTTGAATCATGACCGTAATTACAAGATGGGCTTCATCTCTGGTGGTGCACGTACCCTTGATGACTTCTACGAGATGGTTGGTGGGGATGTCTGTGTGACAATGAACTGGAAGGGCAGCTGTGATGAGCTTATCAAGGAAGATAAGCCGGTCATTTCCCGTCTTTTCAATCCTGTACAGCCAATGGTTCTTGACCAGTTGCAGAACAAGCTTCCCCAGTTTAACCAGGCTTTCCAGGAAGGTGGTTTGACTGTAGAGGAATTTGAACACTATGGTCCTGTGATGTACTTCAGGGATAGTTTTATACGTTCTTGGGAGAGTGCCGTCGAATTGGTTGCCTCTCTACGATAA
- a CDS encoding hydroxyacid dehydrogenase, whose amino-acid sequence MKPVVLIPQDVAEEGKDFLIERGYSIRMGRGTDKASLIADIQDVDAVLFRNEAYDADILEAAKRVKVLARHGVGVDKVDLKRAEELGIWVTNGAISNSNTVAEMTLGFIIALGRNLVASNEAAHIADYDFRDRVISMELEGKTLALLGLGKIGKLVAQKAHYGLGMKIVAYDTNQAHLPFPSYVTQLSSFNEAFTVGDFVSAHYPAGGENHHSITKEQFSLMKPSAYFMNLARGELVVESDLIEALSEGRIAGAGLDVFEEEPPKRDNPLLAMENVLLTPHNAAMTAECRVRMSLHAAQGIDEVLSGKVPTWPMNRPEHPRRVREDV is encoded by the coding sequence ATGAAACCCGTGGTACTGATCCCCCAGGATGTTGCTGAAGAGGGCAAGGATTTCCTCATCGAACGTGGTTATTCCATTCGCATGGGAAGAGGGACCGACAAGGCTTCCTTGATTGCAGATATCCAAGATGTTGATGCTGTACTTTTTCGTAATGAAGCCTATGATGCTGATATCCTAGAGGCAGCAAAGCGGGTTAAAGTGCTCGCCCGTCATGGGGTTGGGGTAGACAAGGTTGACCTGAAGAGGGCCGAAGAATTGGGTATCTGGGTCACCAATGGTGCTATCTCCAACTCCAATACGGTAGCAGAGATGACCCTTGGCTTTATCATTGCCTTGGGACGAAATCTGGTGGCAAGCAATGAGGCTGCTCATATAGCAGACTATGATTTTCGTGACCGTGTTATCTCCATGGAGCTTGAGGGTAAGACGCTTGCGCTCCTCGGGCTGGGGAAAATCGGTAAACTCGTTGCACAGAAAGCCCACTATGGGCTTGGAATGAAGATTGTCGCCTATGATACCAACCAGGCTCATCTTCCATTTCCTTCCTATGTTACGCAACTCAGTTCATTCAATGAAGCTTTCACAGTTGGTGATTTTGTCTCAGCTCACTATCCTGCAGGTGGAGAGAACCATCATTCGATTACCAAGGAGCAATTCTCCTTGATGAAACCGAGTGCCTACTTCATGAACCTTGCCCGTGGCGAGTTGGTAGTGGAGTCAGATTTGATCGAGGCTTTATCTGAGGGAAGGATTGCTGGGGCTGGTCTTGATGTTTTTGAGGAAGAACCCCCAAAAAGGGATAACCCACTGTTGGCTATGGAGAATGTCTTGTTGACACCACACAATGCTGCAATGACAGCAGAGTGCAGGGTCCGTATGTCGCTTCATGCGGCACAGGGCATTGATGAAGTATTGTCGGGGAAGGTTCCAACGTGGCCTATGAACAGGCCGGAACATCCTCGCAGAGTCAGGGAGGATGTATGA
- a CDS encoding MFS transporter: MELFHGLAALFSGKGREFPPTLSTRARVKGRALIKRFYALNGISIVFLMENILILYAIANAVSDPLIAVLSSFVHLTMPFMIVGKHLVSKIGGARTWALGWFLRYVFASFLIVAPMAAPHVPQAVVSAIILVAAFGFALFRSMGVVATSPLEGEVTTPENRGAFLAGNHLRVTTTQIIAMLVIILITRYTAEIWVYQLLITIACLIGLYASTVLARIPESQMPQVSARIPLGQSFRRLWGQKQARGLLFAWSGGLVSFMMVIPFMMIAVKNGYGIEDSTVLLFSLILLIGGVFSSVINGMIADQVGPRPILLLSTAGLLLPAGMWAVAPEIFSPLLVGVAFFIAGYCKFGIIVGLNHYFLSSIGDTDRVGSALFIRVFSGVAAGLSGTVIGGGLLSWLEFSGFSGMDGYRLYFRIIIGVLVVMIFLVRSLEKLNEWPLTNVISLFMAPRDLYAIHVLNRLRNQDDSGEDARTVKRLGTIGSTIPETELREQLDSPLLTVRVNALQALGNMSFSRKTEDAVLNQLSCGEHTTAWIAAEIVGKHHIERGVELLRWGLGSSDHFLQGKCMVALVRLGDTASYAQIVSLFKSSDNPRIIIHGAKTLSLMEGMSALTVILRKSIDPELPASVVDEVLTAAAATVSLEQRWYHFLQKYNKNRYVGATEFISDLDGVAFSKEDISLFAKMAGQEQMLPHFTRTLENLAAVSISPVALEMRNLLSDIGIDHIPVKTAFCIALILSAVSDRAHPLTGLPS; the protein is encoded by the coding sequence ATGGAGTTGTTTCACGGACTGGCAGCCCTCTTCTCAGGCAAGGGCAGGGAGTTTCCACCTACCCTCTCAACACGGGCGCGCGTAAAAGGCAGGGCCCTTATTAAGAGATTCTATGCTCTCAACGGTATCTCCATTGTATTTCTCATGGAGAATATTCTTATCCTCTACGCCATTGCCAATGCTGTTTCCGATCCCCTGATTGCCGTACTTTCTTCCTTTGTCCATCTGACAATGCCATTCATGATCGTCGGCAAGCACCTGGTATCGAAGATCGGGGGGGCACGCACCTGGGCACTGGGGTGGTTCCTCCGCTACGTGTTCGCATCCTTTCTGATTGTTGCCCCGATGGCTGCTCCTCATGTGCCCCAAGCTGTAGTTTCTGCGATCATACTCGTTGCGGCTTTCGGTTTCGCGCTCTTCAGGAGCATGGGAGTTGTGGCGACTTCGCCGCTTGAGGGTGAGGTAACCACGCCGGAGAACCGGGGAGCTTTTCTCGCAGGCAACCACCTTCGGGTCACTACGACTCAGATTATTGCTATGCTGGTGATTATCCTCATAACCCGCTACACCGCAGAGATCTGGGTTTATCAACTGCTAATCACCATCGCTTGCCTTATCGGCCTCTATGCCTCCACGGTGCTCGCTCGGATCCCTGAATCGCAGATGCCGCAGGTATCCGCTCGTATACCGTTGGGGCAATCCTTTAGGCGACTGTGGGGTCAGAAACAGGCTCGCGGATTGCTGTTTGCTTGGAGCGGCGGTCTGGTGAGTTTCATGATGGTCATTCCCTTCATGATGATAGCGGTGAAGAACGGTTATGGGATTGAAGACTCCACAGTCCTGCTCTTTTCGCTCATTCTACTGATTGGGGGAGTCTTTTCTTCGGTGATCAATGGAATGATCGCAGACCAGGTAGGACCTCGGCCGATCCTTCTGCTGAGCACAGCAGGCCTCCTGCTACCTGCAGGTATGTGGGCCGTAGCTCCTGAGATTTTCAGTCCTCTGTTGGTGGGAGTGGCCTTCTTCATTGCCGGATACTGCAAATTCGGCATCATAGTTGGACTGAATCACTACTTTCTCTCTTCAATCGGTGATACCGACCGGGTCGGTAGCGCGCTTTTCATCCGTGTTTTCTCCGGTGTGGCTGCAGGTCTTTCAGGGACGGTCATCGGTGGTGGGCTGCTCTCCTGGCTGGAATTCTCTGGGTTTTCCGGGATGGACGGCTACCGTCTTTATTTCAGGATTATCATCGGGGTGCTGGTGGTGATGATTTTTCTTGTCCGATCGCTTGAGAAGCTCAATGAGTGGCCCCTAACGAATGTGATCAGTCTCTTCATGGCACCTCGGGATCTCTACGCCATCCATGTGCTCAATCGGCTACGCAACCAGGATGATAGCGGTGAGGATGCCCGGACCGTGAAACGGCTCGGGACCATCGGCTCGACCATCCCGGAGACCGAACTCAGAGAGCAGCTCGATTCTCCGCTGCTCACTGTCCGCGTTAATGCTTTGCAGGCGCTCGGGAACATGTCCTTCAGCAGAAAGACCGAAGATGCTGTGCTCAACCAGCTTTCCTGCGGCGAGCACACCACCGCTTGGATAGCGGCAGAAATTGTCGGCAAGCACCATATCGAACGGGGGGTAGAATTGCTTCGCTGGGGACTGGGATCTTCAGACCATTTTCTCCAGGGAAAGTGCATGGTTGCCCTTGTCCGGCTTGGGGACACTGCATCCTATGCTCAGATTGTCTCACTCTTCAAATCATCAGATAATCCAAGGATTATCATCCACGGAGCCAAGACCCTCTCGCTTATGGAAGGTATGTCGGCCCTGACGGTAATCCTCCGTAAATCGATTGATCCCGAACTCCCAGCCTCTGTCGTGGATGAGGTTCTCACTGCCGCGGCGGCGACCGTATCGCTGGAGCAGCGGTGGTACCACTTTCTCCAGAAGTACAATAAAAACCGGTATGTCGGGGCAACCGAGTTTATCTCCGATCTGGACGGTGTTGCTTTCAGTAAAGAGGATATTAGCTTGTTCGCCAAGATGGCGGGGCAGGAGCAGATGCTTCCCCATTTTACCAGGACACTGGAGAATCTCGCTGCTGTGAGCATCAGTCCTGTCGCTCTTGAGATGCGCAACCTGTTATCGGATATCGGGATTGATCATATTCCTGTCAAGACGGCCTTCTGTATCGCCCTGATCCTCTCGGCGGTTTCCGATCGGGCCCACCCCCTGACAGGGCTTCCATCCTGA
- a CDS encoding tripartite tricarboxylate transporter permease, producing the protein MDQILQILAGTTVVFQPLSLLYLSIGFFIGIIFGALPGLTSMLAIVLLLPMTYTMPMTYALIMCMGVYMSGIYSGSITAITINIPGAPSALMTCIEGHPMMQRGKGAKAIGHATIGSAIGGSIGALLLIFVSPLAVKLALKIRTPGKFSLILFALIVIVIVEKKRTKAILTMALGIMLSTVGMDPLKSVSRFTFGNPNLIEGIDLTTLIIGAFAISELFVQSTVNNEKYREMTSIANAVKFKRKEFFPSLHEMREIGWLTYVKSAFTGYLIGVLPGAGASMAGFVSYVEAKRVSKHPERFGGDAMDGLVAAETANNAMCGGALVPMLSLGIPGDGTTAIILGVLMVYGVVPGPDLLVKQMHVMAPMYMALFVSAAVLMPISLFLFGPYYLKIVRINRLVLYSTIALIAILGVFAATYSAFQMGVALAIGIVMYFLKKQGYPNVPFILAVILGPLCEQYLRTSLTLSSGNPMVFITNFDSLFFLLLTVAFAILLPRANRRAAELEKKNRSMDENK; encoded by the coding sequence ATGGATCAAATACTGCAAATTCTTGCAGGGACTACCGTGGTATTCCAGCCACTTTCCCTGTTGTATCTTTCCATAGGATTCTTTATCGGAATCATCTTCGGAGCACTTCCAGGACTGACCTCCATGTTGGCAATTGTCCTGTTGCTCCCGATGACCTATACCATGCCGATGACCTATGCACTTATCATGTGTATGGGCGTGTATATGTCCGGTATCTATAGTGGGAGTATTACCGCTATTACCATCAATATTCCTGGAGCTCCTTCAGCATTGATGACCTGTATTGAGGGCCATCCCATGATGCAGAGAGGCAAAGGCGCAAAGGCAATAGGACACGCAACCATTGGTTCTGCAATTGGTGGCTCGATCGGAGCCTTGCTCCTGATCTTTGTCTCACCTCTTGCGGTCAAGCTTGCGCTGAAGATTCGTACCCCAGGAAAGTTCTCCCTTATTCTCTTCGCTCTCATCGTAATCGTGATCGTTGAGAAGAAGCGGACAAAAGCCATTCTTACCATGGCCTTGGGCATTATGCTCTCGACTGTAGGTATGGATCCTCTCAAGTCGGTTTCCCGGTTTACCTTTGGAAACCCGAACCTGATCGAGGGTATCGACCTTACCACCCTGATCATCGGTGCTTTTGCCATCAGTGAATTGTTTGTGCAGTCCACGGTAAATAACGAGAAGTATCGCGAGATGACCTCGATTGCAAATGCTGTCAAGTTCAAGCGAAAGGAGTTCTTTCCCTCCTTGCATGAGATGCGGGAAATTGGGTGGCTCACTTATGTGAAGAGTGCCTTTACCGGATATCTTATCGGTGTACTGCCAGGGGCAGGGGCATCAATGGCTGGGTTCGTCTCCTACGTCGAGGCAAAGCGAGTCAGTAAGCATCCCGAGCGCTTTGGTGGAGATGCCATGGATGGTCTGGTTGCAGCGGAAACTGCAAACAATGCCATGTGTGGTGGTGCCTTGGTCCCGATGCTCTCCTTGGGTATTCCAGGAGACGGCACAACGGCAATCATCCTTGGTGTCTTGATGGTCTATGGAGTTGTTCCTGGTCCAGACTTGCTCGTGAAACAGATGCATGTCATGGCTCCCATGTATATGGCTCTGTTCGTCAGCGCTGCAGTCCTGATGCCGATTAGCTTGTTTCTGTTTGGACCCTATTACTTGAAGATTGTACGGATCAATCGCCTGGTGCTCTACAGTACCATTGCCTTGATCGCAATTCTCGGCGTCTTTGCAGCTACCTACTCTGCGTTCCAGATGGGTGTGGCTTTGGCTATCGGTATTGTCATGTACTTCCTGAAAAAGCAGGGCTATCCCAATGTGCCGTTCATTCTGGCGGTTATCCTTGGGCCACTCTGTGAGCAATACCTGAGGACTTCCCTGACACTTTCCAGCGGCAATCCGATGGTGTTTATTACCAATTTCGACAGCCTTTTCTTCCTGCTTCTTACCGTTGCATTCGCAATTCTGCTCCCACGGGCAAACAGACGTGCAGCTGAGTTGGAGAAGAAAAACCGGTCAATGGATGAGAACAAATGA
- a CDS encoding tripartite tricarboxylate transporter TctB family protein, which translates to MKTIKPYLQGKVLVPLLMQIALIVYVISALQLAPPVVKGLLSESSFPFFIFLIATPAAIKQLYDGIKAVKKEIGEKAEVVHQKKSIKPLLTVLVMAVFVALFDILGFTVLAPLYVFAFMLIFDDKPQHIVRKIIYSLIIGVLVYIMYVIAFDIRFPQIWR; encoded by the coding sequence ATGAAAACCATCAAGCCCTATCTGCAAGGCAAGGTACTAGTTCCCTTACTTATGCAGATCGCCCTTATCGTCTATGTGATAAGTGCCCTTCAGTTAGCTCCTCCTGTTGTAAAAGGATTGCTCTCTGAATCATCCTTCCCCTTCTTCATCTTCTTGATTGCCACCCCTGCAGCCATCAAACAGCTCTACGATGGCATTAAGGCAGTGAAAAAGGAGATCGGGGAGAAAGCTGAGGTAGTGCACCAGAAGAAGAGCATTAAACCGTTGCTTACCGTTCTCGTCATGGCAGTATTCGTAGCCCTGTTCGACATACTTGGTTTCACGGTGCTTGCCCCTCTGTATGTGTTTGCATTCATGCTCATCTTTGATGATAAGCCACAGCACATTGTCCGTAAGATCATTTACTCCCTCATCATTGGAGTCCTCGTATACATCATGTATGTTATCGCCTTTGATATTCGATTCCCGCAGATCTGGAGGTAG
- the garR gene encoding 2-hydroxy-3-oxopropionate reductase — MKIGFIGLGIMGKPMAKNLLKAGHEVVCFDLNKASVKDVVASGAKEAASAADVASQVPLVITMLPNSPHVKSVVLGEKGVLEGAKAGLKLVDMSSIAPLASQEVEKACAGKGVRMLDAPVSGGEPKAIDGTLAIMVGGEKELFEELKEILLVMGASAVHCGPIGAGNTTKLANQIIVALNIAAVGEAFTLVKKAGVDPHLVFDAIKGGLAGSTVMNAKAPMMMESNFKPGFKIDLHIKDLANAMDTGHGVGSPLPLTAYVREMMETLHADGFGGDDHSALARYYAKVSGTKIGD, encoded by the coding sequence ATGAAGATTGGATTTATCGGACTGGGGATCATGGGCAAGCCCATGGCAAAGAACCTGCTGAAGGCAGGGCATGAGGTGGTGTGTTTCGACCTGAACAAGGCAAGTGTTAAGGATGTTGTTGCATCCGGTGCAAAGGAAGCAGCCTCGGCTGCCGATGTGGCTTCCCAGGTACCGCTGGTGATCACGATGCTGCCCAACAGCCCGCACGTGAAGAGCGTGGTGCTGGGAGAGAAGGGAGTGCTCGAGGGGGCGAAGGCCGGCCTGAAGCTGGTGGACATGAGCTCGATCGCGCCGCTTGCAAGCCAGGAAGTGGAGAAGGCCTGCGCCGGTAAGGGCGTGAGGATGCTCGACGCCCCCGTCTCCGGCGGGGAGCCCAAGGCTATCGATGGGACCCTTGCGATCATGGTCGGCGGGGAGAAGGAACTCTTCGAGGAACTGAAGGAGATCCTGCTGGTCATGGGGGCGAGTGCGGTGCACTGCGGGCCGATCGGTGCGGGGAACACGACCAAGCTTGCGAACCAGATCATTGTTGCACTGAACATAGCTGCTGTGGGCGAGGCGTTCACGCTGGTGAAGAAGGCCGGTGTCGACCCGCACCTGGTGTTCGACGCGATCAAGGGGGGGCTTGCCGGCTCCACGGTGATGAACGCGAAGGCACCGATGATGATGGAATCGAATTTCAAGCCGGGATTCAAGATCGACCTGCACATCAAGGATTTGGCCAATGCGATGGACACGGGCCACGGGGTGGGATCGCCCCTGCCGTTGACCGCATATGTGAGGGAGATGATGGAGACGCTGCACGCCGACGGGTTCGGGGGCGACGACCACAGTGCGCTTGCCCGCTACTATGCGAAGGTGAGCGGTACGAAGATCGGCGACTGA